The following coding sequences lie in one Salmo salar chromosome ssa13, Ssal_v3.1, whole genome shotgun sequence genomic window:
- the mcp gene encoding membrane cofactor protein precursor has translation MHPSKDVCWSLTIWMVHLAFMVPTVQGQDCSKPIPLEGSNMVFTSTQETFGDGTRATFECATGYVSAGGSRSVTCTAGVWSDVKLTCELRSCGSPGDVINGQYDLSGILFGARAVAFCNTGYMLVGSGVRNCLVGGWDGRVPVCQVVKCGKPPTIVNGGPVMPSEEEYEYKSVVGYSCEKEFTLVGAKSIVCEKDGEFQPAPPECKMVSCPAPVVENGVRIEGRLPPYKHKSYVTYKCNDGYEMTGQASLTCEIEGWSASIPTCKDRVPGPPEAKNHTWKIVVGVLVGLGVGCIIGFIIYKYKARTKSSDLL, from the exons ATGCACCCCTCTAAAGACGTCTGTTGGTCCTTGACAATATGGATGGTCCACCTTGCCTTCATGGTTCCCACTGTTCAAG GTCAAGACTGCTCCAAACCCATACCGTTAGAAGGGTCAAACATGGTTTTTACATCAACTCAAGAGACATTTGGAGATGGAACAAGAGCAACGTTTGAGTGTGCAACTGGATATGTCAGTGCAGGAGGATCTCGATCAGTCACCTGTACTGCTGGCGTGTGGAGTGATGTGAAACTGACATGCGAAT TAAGGTCGTGTGGCAGCCCAGGAGATGTGATAAACGGCCAGTATGATCTCTCGGGGATTCTGTTTGGCGCCAGGGCTGTTGCTTTCTGTAACACTGG cTATATGCTTGTGGGCAGCGGTGTAAGGAACTGTTTGGTCGGAGGCTGGGATGGCCGAGTTCCTGTATGTCAAG TGGTGAAGTGTGGAAAGCCCCCCACCATTGTCAACGGTGGACCTGTTATGCCATCTGAAGAAGAGTACGAATATAAAAGTGTTGTGGGATATAGCTGTGAGAAGGAATTCACTCTGGTTGGAGCTAAATCCATAGTCTGTGAAAAGGACGGAGAAttccagccagctccacctgAGTGTAAAA TGGTTTCATGTCCTGCTCCTGTTGTTGAGAATGGCGTTAGGATTGAAGGTCGTTTGCCCCCCTACAAGCACAAGTCTTATGTGACGTATAAGTGCAACGATGGATATGAGATGACGGGACAGGCCAGTCTGACATGTGAAATAGAAGGCTGGTCAGCTTCTATTCCCACATGCAAAG ATCGCGTACCTGGTCCCCCAGAGGCCAAAA ACCACACATGGAAAATAGTAGTGGGTGTTCTAGTTGGACTTG gCGTTGGTTGTATTATAGGATTTATAATCTACAAATATAAAGCACG TACCAAGTCTTCTGATTTGCTTTAG
- the mcp gene encoding membrane cofactor protein isoform X2: protein MHPSKDVCWSLTIWMVHLAFMVPTVQGQDCSKPIPLEGSNMVFTSTQETFGDGTRATFECATGYVSAGGSRSVTCTAGVWSDVKLTCELRSCGSPGDVINGQYDLSGILFGARAVAFCNTGYMLVGSGVRNCLVGGWDGRVPVCQVVKCGKPPTIVNGGPVMPSEEEYEYKSVVGYSCEKEFTLVGAKSIVCEKDGEFQPAPPECKMVSCPAPVVENGVRIEGRLPPYKHKSYVTYKCNDGYEMTGQASLTCEIEGWSASIPTCKALPTTTNPPTTTTATTTTATTTTATTTTATTTIAATTATKRTTNQDRVPGPPEAKNHTWKIVVGVLVGLGVGCIIGFIIYKYKARTKSSDLL from the exons ATGCACCCCTCTAAAGACGTCTGTTGGTCCTTGACAATATGGATGGTCCACCTTGCCTTCATGGTTCCCACTGTTCAAG GTCAAGACTGCTCCAAACCCATACCGTTAGAAGGGTCAAACATGGTTTTTACATCAACTCAAGAGACATTTGGAGATGGAACAAGAGCAACGTTTGAGTGTGCAACTGGATATGTCAGTGCAGGAGGATCTCGATCAGTCACCTGTACTGCTGGCGTGTGGAGTGATGTGAAACTGACATGCGAAT TAAGGTCGTGTGGCAGCCCAGGAGATGTGATAAACGGCCAGTATGATCTCTCGGGGATTCTGTTTGGCGCCAGGGCTGTTGCTTTCTGTAACACTGG cTATATGCTTGTGGGCAGCGGTGTAAGGAACTGTTTGGTCGGAGGCTGGGATGGCCGAGTTCCTGTATGTCAAG TGGTGAAGTGTGGAAAGCCCCCCACCATTGTCAACGGTGGACCTGTTATGCCATCTGAAGAAGAGTACGAATATAAAAGTGTTGTGGGATATAGCTGTGAGAAGGAATTCACTCTGGTTGGAGCTAAATCCATAGTCTGTGAAAAGGACGGAGAAttccagccagctccacctgAGTGTAAAA TGGTTTCATGTCCTGCTCCTGTTGTTGAGAATGGCGTTAGGATTGAAGGTCGTTTGCCCCCCTACAAGCACAAGTCTTATGTGACGTATAAGTGCAACGATGGATATGAGATGACGGGACAGGCCAGTCTGACATGTGAAATAGAAGGCTGGTCAGCTTCTATTCCCACATGCAAAG CCCTTCCGACTACAACAAATCCCCCTACTACCAcaacagctactaccacaacagctactaccacaacagctactaccacaacagcTACTACCACAATAGCTGCTACCACTGCTACAAAGAGAACCACAAACCAAG ATCGCGTACCTGGTCCCCCAGAGGCCAAAA ACCACACATGGAAAATAGTAGTGGGTGTTCTAGTTGGACTTG gCGTTGGTTGTATTATAGGATTTATAATCTACAAATATAAAGCACG TACCAAGTCTTCTGATTTGCTTTAG
- the mcp gene encoding membrane cofactor protein isoform X3, producing MHPSKDVCWSLTIWMVHLAFMVPTVQGQDCSKPIPLEGSNMVFTSTQETFGDGTRATFECATGYVSAGGSRSVTCTAGVWSDVKLTCELRSCGSPGDVINGQYDLSGILFGARAVAFCNTGYMLVGSGVRNCLVGGWDGRVPVCQVVKCGKPPTIVNGGPVMPSEEEYEYKSVVGYSCEKEFTLVGAKSIVCEKDGEFQPAPPECKMVSCPAPVVENGVRIEGRLPPYKHKSYVTYKCNDGYEMTGQASLTCEIEGWSASIPTCKDRVPGPPEAKNHTWKIVVGVLVGLGVGCIIGFIIYKYKARSRVGYSGNVATNNSEDREL from the exons ATGCACCCCTCTAAAGACGTCTGTTGGTCCTTGACAATATGGATGGTCCACCTTGCCTTCATGGTTCCCACTGTTCAAG GTCAAGACTGCTCCAAACCCATACCGTTAGAAGGGTCAAACATGGTTTTTACATCAACTCAAGAGACATTTGGAGATGGAACAAGAGCAACGTTTGAGTGTGCAACTGGATATGTCAGTGCAGGAGGATCTCGATCAGTCACCTGTACTGCTGGCGTGTGGAGTGATGTGAAACTGACATGCGAAT TAAGGTCGTGTGGCAGCCCAGGAGATGTGATAAACGGCCAGTATGATCTCTCGGGGATTCTGTTTGGCGCCAGGGCTGTTGCTTTCTGTAACACTGG cTATATGCTTGTGGGCAGCGGTGTAAGGAACTGTTTGGTCGGAGGCTGGGATGGCCGAGTTCCTGTATGTCAAG TGGTGAAGTGTGGAAAGCCCCCCACCATTGTCAACGGTGGACCTGTTATGCCATCTGAAGAAGAGTACGAATATAAAAGTGTTGTGGGATATAGCTGTGAGAAGGAATTCACTCTGGTTGGAGCTAAATCCATAGTCTGTGAAAAGGACGGAGAAttccagccagctccacctgAGTGTAAAA TGGTTTCATGTCCTGCTCCTGTTGTTGAGAATGGCGTTAGGATTGAAGGTCGTTTGCCCCCCTACAAGCACAAGTCTTATGTGACGTATAAGTGCAACGATGGATATGAGATGACGGGACAGGCCAGTCTGACATGTGAAATAGAAGGCTGGTCAGCTTCTATTCCCACATGCAAAG ATCGCGTACCTGGTCCCCCAGAGGCCAAAA ACCACACATGGAAAATAGTAGTGGGTGTTCTAGTTGGACTTG gCGTTGGTTGTATTATAGGATTTATAATCTACAAATATAAAGCACG CTCTCGAGTTGGATACTCAGGAAATGTGGCCACTAATAACTCTGAAGACAGAGAGTTGTAG
- the mcp gene encoding membrane cofactor protein isoform X1, translated as MHPSKDVCWSLTIWMVHLAFMVPTVQGQDCSKPIPLEGSNMVFTSTQETFGDGTRATFECATGYVSAGGSRSVTCTAGVWSDVKLTCELRSCGSPGDVINGQYDLSGILFGARAVAFCNTGYMLVGSGVRNCLVGGWDGRVPVCQVVKCGKPPTIVNGGPVMPSEEEYEYKSVVGYSCEKEFTLVGAKSIVCEKDGEFQPAPPECKMVSCPAPVVENGVRIEGRLPPYKHKSYVTYKCNDGYEMTGQASLTCEIEGWSASIPTCKALPTTTNPPTTTTATTTTATTTTATTTTATTTIAATTATKRTTNQDRVPGPPEAKNHTWKIVVGVLVGLGVGCIIGFIIYKYKARSRVGYSGNVATNNSEDREL; from the exons ATGCACCCCTCTAAAGACGTCTGTTGGTCCTTGACAATATGGATGGTCCACCTTGCCTTCATGGTTCCCACTGTTCAAG GTCAAGACTGCTCCAAACCCATACCGTTAGAAGGGTCAAACATGGTTTTTACATCAACTCAAGAGACATTTGGAGATGGAACAAGAGCAACGTTTGAGTGTGCAACTGGATATGTCAGTGCAGGAGGATCTCGATCAGTCACCTGTACTGCTGGCGTGTGGAGTGATGTGAAACTGACATGCGAAT TAAGGTCGTGTGGCAGCCCAGGAGATGTGATAAACGGCCAGTATGATCTCTCGGGGATTCTGTTTGGCGCCAGGGCTGTTGCTTTCTGTAACACTGG cTATATGCTTGTGGGCAGCGGTGTAAGGAACTGTTTGGTCGGAGGCTGGGATGGCCGAGTTCCTGTATGTCAAG TGGTGAAGTGTGGAAAGCCCCCCACCATTGTCAACGGTGGACCTGTTATGCCATCTGAAGAAGAGTACGAATATAAAAGTGTTGTGGGATATAGCTGTGAGAAGGAATTCACTCTGGTTGGAGCTAAATCCATAGTCTGTGAAAAGGACGGAGAAttccagccagctccacctgAGTGTAAAA TGGTTTCATGTCCTGCTCCTGTTGTTGAGAATGGCGTTAGGATTGAAGGTCGTTTGCCCCCCTACAAGCACAAGTCTTATGTGACGTATAAGTGCAACGATGGATATGAGATGACGGGACAGGCCAGTCTGACATGTGAAATAGAAGGCTGGTCAGCTTCTATTCCCACATGCAAAG CCCTTCCGACTACAACAAATCCCCCTACTACCAcaacagctactaccacaacagctactaccacaacagctactaccacaacagcTACTACCACAATAGCTGCTACCACTGCTACAAAGAGAACCACAAACCAAG ATCGCGTACCTGGTCCCCCAGAGGCCAAAA ACCACACATGGAAAATAGTAGTGGGTGTTCTAGTTGGACTTG gCGTTGGTTGTATTATAGGATTTATAATCTACAAATATAAAGCACG CTCTCGAGTTGGATACTCAGGAAATGTGGCCACTAATAACTCTGAAGACAGAGAGTTGTAG